From Phragmites australis chromosome 5, lpPhrAust1.1, whole genome shotgun sequence, a single genomic window includes:
- the LOC133917883 gene encoding uncharacterized protein LOC133917883 — protein sequence MGSTEPLHSTSTAISTVVATSTSSINVVNVKMHIPIMLDFVISNYSKWSQFFTMMCGKFDLFHHIDSTIASRPDDPAWVQADYAIVFWLFGSVSNDVLNVTMEPDQRAHDLWLVIKGNFRNNKEPRAIYLSAQFHSLIQVDMMVTSYSQRMKQLADALRDLDHLVFDPYLVLNQLCGLAPCLSHQADLTTRKDPFPSFASARNALLLAEMHASHAAGAAAGTTLIASSLTPAFGAGGCQGTACANAPSSSKQLGGKNRGCGK from the coding sequence ATGGGTTCCACCGAACCCCTGCACAGCACCTCGACTGCCATCTCCACGGTGGTCGCCACCTCCACCTCTTCTATCAACGTCGTCAATGTCAAGATGCACATTCCGATCATGCTCGACTTTGTCATCTCCAACTACTCTAAGTGGAGTCAATTCTTCACGATGATGTGTGGCAAATTCGATCTCTTTCACCACATCGACAGCACTATCGCTTCGCGCCCCGACGATCCAGCATGGGTTCAAGCCGATTATGCCATCGTCTTCTGGCTTTTCGGCTCCGTCTCCAACGATGTTCTTAATGTCACCATGGAGCCTGACCAACGTGCCCATGATCTCTGGCTTGTGATCAAGGGAAACTTCCGCAACAACAAAGAGCCccgagcaatctacctctccgCCCAATTTCACTCTCTCATCCAGGTCGACATGATGGTGACTTCCTACAGTCAACGCATGAAGCAACTCGCCGATGCTCTGCGCGACCTCGACCACCTCGTCTTTGATCCTTATCTCGTCCTCAATCAGCTGTGTGGTCTAGCTCCATGTCTCAGCCATCAGGCCGACCTCACCACCAGGAAAGACCCCTTCCCGTCCTTCGCCTCGGCACGTAACGCCCTTCTTTTGGCTGAGATGCATGCCTCACATGCTGCTGGCGCCGCTGCCGGGACCACCCTCATCGCCTCATCCCTGACCCCCGCTTTCGGTGCGGGTGGGTGCCAAGGCACAGCTTGCGCCAATGCCCCTTCCTCCAGCAAGCAGCTCGGTGGCAAGAACCGTGGATGTGGCAAGTAG
- the LOC133917882 gene encoding LOW QUALITY PROTEIN: uncharacterized protein LOC133917882 (The sequence of the model RefSeq protein was modified relative to this genomic sequence to represent the inferred CDS: deleted 2 bases in 1 codon), giving the protein MATKIGPQRTRILYSTTDDPDPTSGISAVKLPKEHDEPWDYTCTNYPVILPLRRPYSGDPDFLDEEECGQSSSSRAQDGKLTAAEELGLMERVHKPQLLFFQFPASLPLPRQGDPVAETETDTNVDVNAKSKGNNRKRRHHSIHGCNMKELPCGLMGKILVHKRKSGKVKMTLGDALFDVSAGPNCSFAQEVVAIDSREKHCCSLGEVGNRAIVTPDIDSLLYSIEKME; this is encoded by the exons ATGGCGACAAAG ATAGGACCTCAGAGGACACGAATCCTCTACAGTACTACAGATGATCCCGATCCAACCTCAG GCATATCTGCTGTAAAATTACCAAAGGAGCATGATGAACCATGG GATTACACCTGTACCAATTATCCTGTTATTCTGCCACTGAGAAGGCCCTACTCTGGAGATCCAG attttcttgatgaagaggagtGCGGACAGTCTTCTTCCAGCAGAGCCCAAGATGGTAAATTGACTGCAGCTGAAGAACTTGGTCTGATG GAAAGGGTGCATAAACCGCAGTTGCTCTTCTTCCAGTTTCCTGCTTCTCTTCCTTTACCAAGGCAGGGTGACCCAGTTGCTGAAACAGAGACAGACACAAATGTGGATGTTAATGCAAAATCCAAGGGAAACAACAGGAAGAGGAGACATCATTCCATCCATGGCTGTAATATGAAGGAGCTCCCTTGTGGCCTCATGGGGAAGATACTCGTGCATAAGAGA AAGAGTGGTAAAGTGAAGATGACTCTTGGTGATGCACTATTTGAT GTTTCAGCTGGCCCAAATTGCTCATTTGCTCAAGAGGTTGTAGCGATTGACTCCAGGGAGAAGCACTGCTGCAGCCTAGGAGAGGTCGGAAATCGTGCAATTGTTACACCTGATATTGATTCCTTGCTATATTCTATTGAGAAGATGGAGTAG